The nucleotide sequence CAGCCCGCTTCTTATCAAAACTTAGTGCTATATTATCTTTACAGGAATAGCTGGTGGTATACTAAAATGCAGTATGCAGATGGTTTTAAATCATTTGATGATTTTGGATTAATTGATTACCTGGCTGACCACTGCCTTCAAAACTTAATAAAACATGCTTTCGACTCAACTCATAGACGCGATCACCGCCCAAAAGAAGGAAGTTTCGGTTTCCATGAGATTAAAAAGCGAATCACAACGATTTAGCCAGTTGCTGTTTCATGCATTCTTTGATTCAGAAACAGACACTGTCGCAGCACTAAGAGAGTTGGAAGATCTTTTTCTGGTCATACGGAATTTGGCCTGCCCAGACATTAAAGGCAAGCCCTGCAAGACTTGGGAAGACTTTACGGTTGCGATACCAGATTTATTTTGCAGTTTAAAAAAGGATGCTACGGCTATTTATGATAATGACCCAGCAGCAAAATCTCTGGAAGAAGTATACCTGGCCTATCCTGGATTTTTTGCGATTGCTATTTATAGAATGGCTAGAGTTTTTTACAAGCTAGGTTTACCA is from Nonlabens sp. YIK11 and encodes:
- the epsC gene encoding serine O-acetyltransferase EpsC, producing the protein MLSTQLIDAITAQKKEVSVSMRLKSESQRFSQLLFHAFFDSETDTVAALRELEDLFLVIRNLACPDIKGKPCKTWEDFTVAIPDLFCSLKKDATAIYDNDPAAKSLEEVYLAYPGFFAIAIYRMARVFYKLGLPLIPRLMTEYAHQLTGIDIHPGATIGASLFIDHGTGVVIGETAEIHNHVKIYQGVTLGALTVKKSLQDQKRHPTIQDHVTIYANATILGGDTIIGARSTIGGNAWITSSVDKNTVAIYTAQIKTSTQKTNS